Sequence from the Bacillus sp. 2205SS5-2 genome:
CGGCTTGTTTCCGAAATCATCGATTTTGAATACATCGTCACCTCTACCAACTTAGAGGCACTCGTGCTGGAGTTAAACCTGATAAAAAAACACGATCCAAAATATAATGTGATGCTAAAGGATGATAAAAGTTACCCATTCATAAAAATAACAGCCGATCGTCACCCACGATTAGTGATTACAAGAAAAGTAAGTCGGGATAAAGGAAAATACTTCGGTCCGTACCCGAATGCACAAGCTGCCAATGAAACAAAAAAGCTATTAGACCGCATCTATCCTTTACGAAAATGTTCTACACTTCCTGATCGAGTATGTTTGTATTATCACATGGGTCAATGCCTCGCTCCTTGTATTAAAGAAGTAGAGGAAGAAACTTATCGTAAAATGAAAGAAGATATTACAAAATTTTTAAATGGAGGGTATCAAGACATTAAGCGGGAATTAACAGAAAAAATGTCAGCTGCGGCAGAGGAATTGGAATTTGAGCGAGCAAAGGAATATCGTGATCAGATTACCCATATCGAAGTGACAATGGAAAAACAAAAAATGACCATGAAAGACTTCACGGATCGAGATATCTTTGGATATTCTGTAGATAAAGGCTGGATGTGTGTACAGGTATTTTTCGTCCGACAAGGCAAAATGATCGAGCGAGATGTCTCATTGTTTCCGATTTATGATGAACCTGAAGAAGAATTTTTAACGTTTCTAGGTCAGTTTTATGAAAAAACCAATCATTTTAAACCAAAAGAAATTTGTTTGCCTGAACGGATTGATATCGTCTTAGTTCAGGAGCTTTTAGGGGTGAAAACCTTTCAACCTCAGAAAGGGCAAAAGAAAGAACTTGTGAAATTAGCTCAAAAGAATGCCAAGATTGCACTAATTGAAAAATTTGCTCTAGTCGAACGAAATGAGGAACGGACGATAAAAGCGGTTGAAAACTTAGGGAAAGCTATGAATATCTATCCTCCTCTTCGAATCGAAGCGTTTGATAATTCGAATATTCAAGGAACTAATGCGGTTTCGGCATTGGTTGTTTTTCTAGATGGTAAACCGGCTAAAAAAGAATACAGAAAATATAAATTAAAAACGGTCAAAGGTCCAGATGATTATGAATCGATGAGAGAAGTAGTGCGAAGACGCTATACGAGAGTACTTCGTGAAAACCTTCCTCTCCCTGACTTGATTCTTATTGATGGAGGTAAAGGACAAATTGAAGCGGCACGTGGAATCCTAGAAGATGAACTTAATCTGGATATTCCTCTTGCGGGGTTAGCGAAAGATGAAAAGCACAATACATCCCAACTTCTTTACGGAAATCCTTTAGAAGAAATTCCACTAGGAAGAACGTCACAAGAGTTTTATTTGCTTCAACGAATACAAGATGAAGTGCATCGATTTGCGATCACCTTTCATCGTGAACAACGAGGAAAATCTTTATTTCAATCTGTTCTTGATGATATTCCAGGAGTTGGACCAAAACGAAAAAAACAACTTCTTCGTCATTTTGGTTCCATGAAAAAAATGAAGGAAGCTACGGTGGAAGAGTTTATAGAGATGGGCATGCCCCAAGGGGTCGCCGCAGAAATAGTGCAAAAATTAAAAACTTAACATTGTTGCTCTTATGGATGTATGCTATAATGAATCAAAATTTCATATTATTATCACTTTAATAAGTGGTGGTAGAGGTGCGAACTTCATAAGTAAAAGTCTAGAAGAGGTAGGGCTCTAGTGACGGACTTTAAAAGGGAAGGATCGCCGAAGTGGTATATGTCTCTTCGCATATTAAGCTGGTTCTGTATTGAATAAATTCAGAATTGTCAAGATGTACTCATCTTGGAGAGCTATCTCACAGTGTATACACGGTAATTTCTGTTCGTCTATACAAGCAATGAGATCTCTA
This genomic interval carries:
- the uvrC gene encoding excinuclease ABC subunit UvrC encodes the protein MNDLIQQKLAVLPDQPGCYLMKDRQGTIIYVGKAKVLKNRVRSYFTGSHDGKTQRLVSEIIDFEYIVTSTNLEALVLELNLIKKHDPKYNVMLKDDKSYPFIKITADRHPRLVITRKVSRDKGKYFGPYPNAQAANETKKLLDRIYPLRKCSTLPDRVCLYYHMGQCLAPCIKEVEEETYRKMKEDITKFLNGGYQDIKRELTEKMSAAAEELEFERAKEYRDQITHIEVTMEKQKMTMKDFTDRDIFGYSVDKGWMCVQVFFVRQGKMIERDVSLFPIYDEPEEEFLTFLGQFYEKTNHFKPKEICLPERIDIVLVQELLGVKTFQPQKGQKKELVKLAQKNAKIALIEKFALVERNEERTIKAVENLGKAMNIYPPLRIEAFDNSNIQGTNAVSALVVFLDGKPAKKEYRKYKLKTVKGPDDYESMREVVRRRYTRVLRENLPLPDLILIDGGKGQIEAARGILEDELNLDIPLAGLAKDEKHNTSQLLYGNPLEEIPLGRTSQEFYLLQRIQDEVHRFAITFHREQRGKSLFQSVLDDIPGVGPKRKKQLLRHFGSMKKMKEATVEEFIEMGMPQGVAAEIVQKLKT